Sequence from the Hemitrygon akajei unplaced genomic scaffold, sHemAka1.3 Scf000045, whole genome shotgun sequence genome:
tgtgaactcgctgatgactctgtaggtgggatgactgagtgaatctcttcccacattctgagcaggtgaacggcttctccccagtgtgaactcgctgatgactctgtaggttggatgactgagtgaatctcctcccgcagtccgagcaggtgaatggcttctccccagtgtgaactcgctgatgactcagtaggtcggataaatgagtgaatctcttcccacattctgagcaggtgaacggcttatccccagtgtgaactcgctgatgactctgtaggtgggatgactgagtgaatcccttcccacattcggaacaggtgaatggcctctcctcagtgtgaactcgctgatgactcagtaggtaggatgatcgagtgaatcgcttcccacattctgagcaggcgaacggcctctctccagtgtgaactcgcagatgactcTGAAGGCtagatgactgtgtgaatcccttcccacagtccgagcaggtgaatggcctctctccagtgtgaactcgctggtgtctctgtagatgggatgagtgagtgaatcccttcccacattctgagcaggtgaacggcctttccccagtgtgaattcgcagaTGACTCTGAAGGctggatgactgtgtgaatcccttcccacagtccgagcaggtgaatggcctctccccagtgtgaactcgccggtGTCCCTGAAGatgggatgagtgagtgaatcccttcccacattctgagcaggtgaacggcttctccccagtgtgaactagctgatgactcagtaggtgagatatctgtctgaatccctttccacattccgagcaggtgaacggcttctccccagtgtgaactcgctgatgactctgtaggttggatgactgagtgaatcttttcccgcagtccgagcaggtgaatggcttctccccagtgtgaactcgctgatgactcagtagggtggataagtgagtgaatcccttcccacagactgagcagatgaacggcttctccccagtgtgaagtcgctgatgactcagtaggctggatgaccgagtgaatcctttcccacagtctaagcaggtgaatggccgctcgccAGCGTGAGTTGACTGATGTCTCAGTAGGGGAGTTaatttagtgaatcccttcccacagtccgagcaggtgaacggctgctcTCCAGAGTGAACTCTCTGGAGAGCCATTATgtgagatgaccgagtaaatccctccccacaaattcagcagatgacctgcCTCTGCCCAATGGAAACTGACtgttgtgtccacaggtgggatgaccgactgaATCTCCTCTCTCACAAAGAACAGGTGAACGTTCTTGCCCAGCGTGAATTTGCTGATGTAACTTCAATTGaggtgaccgagtgaatccattcccaatgtctgagcaggtgaacggcctttctcctgtggaAAATGACCGGCTTgacagttggtcagatgacctagtggatccctccccacagtctgagcaggaaggacggTCGACTCCACTTTATAAATATCTAGATAGAGACAGCAAAATTGGCGtgccgtgtttgagattcctgaagacaaattccttctcgtttttaacctgtaaaaagatttacaaaatccatcaatgggtgtagtacaacatttcagatgagatcactttagttgccaaggtgtgatctgatatcacactgttacaatgaggatcaacccaagttggacagagaaatcgtCTCCTGACTGGGCATactgctggtatctggaatgaccatcaaactgtCTGATGTCCTTCCTGTccctataagaatggggcatttctgccatctccaattcgTGAcgtggctcagtttgactctctccatggGTATTATCCCCATTTctcactgagctgcatgggttcctggcaccacagtaactgaaacactctcccGGAATTAGACTTTTTTGAcatgcagctgggattttcttttacctGCTGTCAATTTAAAGTTCCAACAGTTTTACAGCCATCTGAAGATTTCCTGCCCggatgaatggttggtccgcTCAGctgataaaatgaattaaatgaataatagtattatttcatgttcttgtgacagaatcatagaaaggtacaacacaaaaacaggccctttgttccATCTAGTTAGTGTTGATCTATTTAAGATGTCTACTCCCATACCCCTACATCCAGGTACCTGTACAATCCTCTtatatgttgaaattgagctcgcatgcaccagttAGGTtgtctgctcattccacacctggATGATCGTCTGTTTAAAGAAGTATCCCCTGATGTTGACcttaatgtttcacctttcaccctttatccATGGCATCTGGTTGTCgttccacccaatctcagtgggagAAGCCGTTTTTGAAAAAATGAAAAAGCTTCCATTTACCCCATGTATAGCCCTCCTAATTTTGGTACACCTccttcaaatcttctctcaattcttctacattccaaggaataaagtcctgccctgttcaatctttcctaatAACCCATGTCTtctagacctggcaacatccttgtgaattttctctgaactctttcaacctcttttacatctttcatgtaggtacgtgaacaaaactgcacacaatactccaaattaggcctcaccaatgtcttctacaagtcaacataacatccatttaTTATTttcagtactttggttcatgaaggccaatgggctGAAATTTTTTCCATCACTATCTAACTATGATACCAGTTTCAGTGAATTAAgaacttgtattcccaggtccctttcttctacaaaaCTCCTCCgtgcctgaccagtcactgtgagAGACCTGCATTGGTAGAtcataccaaagtgcaatacctcacacttgtctgcattaagtacCTTttcccatttctcaaaccattttcccacctggtccagatcgcactgcaagccatgatagtcttcctcactgatcACTACACCACcggtcttggtgtcatctacaaatctgcTTATCCGGTTAAACACACCATTATCCAGAttcttgatatagatgacaaacaacatcagatccagcactgatccctatggatCACCACTAGTCCCTGGCAtctggtcagagaggcaaccacgtgctaccacactctggcttctcccaaagacagtgtctcatcgaATTTACTATCtcgtcttgaatgctgagtgaccgaaccttcttgatcaacctcccatatgagactttgcaAAGTGCCTTCCtaacgtccatgtagacaacatctactgccttgccttcatccacttccctgataacttcctcgagagactccgTAAGATTGGCCGGagccatgacctaccatgcacaaagccatgctgtctatttttaatcagtccacatctatccaaatacttttatCCGGTTCCTGCATATACTTTCCTATAACTTTCCCAGTACTAATGTCAGACTCACCAATGTACAATTTGATAGATTATTTTTAGAGTCTtccttgaacagcagaacaacattggctgccctccaatcctccagtccctcacctgtcactaagcatgatttaaatatctgtgcttgggccgctacaatttctgcacttgtcatcCGCAGGGTCacagggaacaacttgtcaggccctggggattgatccacacaaatttgccttaagacagcaaacgcctccacctctgtaatctgtacagggtccatgaatctttacctcacttctatagactctgtgtccatctcctgtgtaAATACGGATGAGGAAAAACTCTCCCACATCTATTTTGTTTCCTCATATGgattcccattctgatcttccagaggattaatttttcccttgcaatctgtttgctcttaacatatctgcagaatccattaggattctccttcaccttgtctgctggggcaacctcatgccttcttttatttctttcataagagTTCACTTGAATTTCATGTAGTTCATAAGtgcccatttattcctctctgcctgtacatggtctgaacgtcctttttattgatctgggagaggaaagccaaaggggtgatagagctgcatgctgGGAGTTGGGGTAGGTGGgggtaaactaaagttgcaggggtaATGGGAGTCTGAATAACAGAAAGGAGAGTGGACAGGTTGTGCAGACAGTTATTGTTcagtcctcagacaaagtcaggaataaaaacgttgagcatggtgcagtgaatatgctgagccctgaaTATTACAGtacaaggagcagcgtaggaaaggtggatgtgttcaggacatggatcaacacctggaataatGACACTAGGAcctggcaactgtggactgggacaggctgctttatggcaaaggtgtgcttggtaaatgggagaccTTCAAATTAAAATCTTGAAAGTACAAAGCGGGTATgagcttgtcagaataaaaggtaaagatagaaactgtagagaaacttggatttcaagagatattgagaccctggtgaagcacaaaatgAATAGAtttgcataacagggataggcaggcaggttcttatggagtataagaaatgcaagagaacacataagaaggaaatcaggatgtCTAAAAGAGGATGTCTAAAATGTGTGGGAGtgccacacattgattgggacttccatactgttaaaggtctagatgggttagagtttgtgaaatgtgttcagcaaaattttctaaatcaatatatagatataCCAACCAGGGAGGAtgtaatattagatctcctattaggaaatgagttagggcaggtgacggaagtgtgtgtaggggtacACTTTGTTTCCATTgttcataacgtcattagtttcaacttgatcatggataaagatagatctggtcctcgggatgAAGTTATAAACTGGaaaaaagccaaatttgaagaaatgagaaaggatctaaaacgcGTAGATTGGAACAAGTTATTCTCTGGCacggatgtgattggtaagtgggaggccttcaaaggagaaattttgagagtgcagattttttttgttcctattagggttaaaggcaaaacgaACAactataaggaaccttggttctcgagggatattggaactctgataaagaagaagagatatatgtataacatgtataggcaacagggaggaaataagatggttgaggagtataaaaagagtaagaaaatacttaagaaagaaatcaggagggttaaaagaagacatgaggttgctttgacaGTCAGGgtaaaggataatcctaagagcttctacaggtatgttaagagcaaagggGTAATAAGAGATAAAATTGGTCTCCTGAAGATCAGGgtcgtcggctatgtatggaaccaaaagaaatgggagagatattaaatgtttttttttttgcatctgtatttattaaggaaactggaatggaatctatggaaacaaggcaaacaagtcggGGGGTCATGGaacatacagattgaagaggaggaggtgcttgctttcttgaggcaaatcagagtagataaatcccctggacctgacagggtattcactCGGActttgaaggagactggtgttgaatttgtaggggccctggcagaaatatttataatgtcgatatccacgggtcaggtgccagaggtgctcttgtagttccattgtttaaaggtGGGTCAAAaattaagccaggaaattataggccggtaagtttgacatcagtagtaggtacattattggaaggagtactaagagatagggtctacaagtatttggatagacagggacttattaggaaagtcagcatggctttgtgcatgataggtcatgtttaaccaatctattagcgTTTTTTGAGggggttaccaggaaagtggatgaagggaaggcagtggatgttgtatacatggacttcagtaaggcttttgagaaggtcccacatgggaggttagttaggaagattcatttgCTAGGCATACATGGAGAGATAGTATatcggattagacattggctcaatggaagaagccagagagtggtagtggaggattgatacgctgaatggaggcctgtgactagtggtgtgccacagggatcaatgctgggtctattgttcttttccatctatatcaatgatctggatgataatgtggcaaattggatcagtaaatttgctgatgatacaaagattggaggtgttgtggacagtgaggaaggctttcaaagcttgcagagggttgtaggatTGGGctgcaaaaatggcagatggagtttaatgcggacaagtgtgaggtattgcacttcggaaggtcaaaccaaggtagaacatacaaggtaaatgataggacactgaggagtgcagtaaaacagagggatctggaagtaTAGattcataattccctaaaagttgcgtcacaagtagatagggttgtaaagagagcttctggtacattggcctttatgaatcaaagtattgagtataagagttggaatgtaatggtgaggttgtatacgacattggtgagaccgaatttggagtattgtgtgcaggtttggtcacctaattacaggaaggatattgataaggttgaaagagtgcagagaacttTTAgatggatgttgccgggacttgagaaactgagttacagagaaaggttgaataggttaggactttattccctggagcgtaggagaatgaggggtgatttgatagagtagTATAAAATTATggtgggcatagatagagtgaatgcaagcaggctttttccactgaggctcggggtgaaaaaaaaacagagaagtttaaagggaacatggcaggggggggggggtgtgcttcttcacacagagactgctgggagtgtggaatgagctgccagatgaagtggtgaatgcaggttcacttttaacatttaagaaaaacttgggacaggtatatggatgagaggggtatggagggataaggtccagttgcaggtcagtgggactaggcagaaaaatgattcggcacagccaagaaaggccaaaaggcctgtttctgtgttgtagtgttctttgGGTCTACGGATCTAGCCATCCAGCAGTAtcttaaaaagaccctatcgtttccacctccatcaGCGCcatcgacagcccattccacgcacaccattttcgtaaaaaaaaactaccccgacatctcctctgtacccacttacaagctccttaaaactatgccctctcgtgctagccatttcagccttgcgaaaaagcctctaactacccacacgatcaatgcctctcattatcttgtatccttctatcaggtcacctctcctcctcggtcgctccaaggagaaaaggtggagttcactcaacctattctcataaggcctgctctccaatccaggcaacatccttgtaaatcgcctctgcaccatttctatggtttccacatccttcttgtagtgaggcgaccagaattgaaaacagtactccaagtggggtctgaccagggtcctacatagctgcaacattacctctcggcgcttaaactgaatcccatgactgatgaaaGCTAATGCGTTGTAtgtcttcttaactacagagtcaacctgcgtaactGCTCTGAGtgccttatggactcggaccccaggatccTGCTGATCCTCATATAAAGAAGACCATTAATGAGGATCTGAAACCCAGAAATATCCCAGTTACAAAAGGCACTTGGCATTTCAGTATTGTTGATGTATGGACAGTATGAGATGAGGTGGAGAGCGCAGGGTGTGACgatagggagggagagagagggagagagggagggagggagaggggaacaggggtatgttgagagagagtgagagagagcgaagAGGGGGAACGCTTAGGACGAGCGGTGCAtttagagggtgagagagagggtaaGACAGTGTGGGATACGGGTGTCAGCAGGGAGATTGCttgggagagtgagggggagagtgtgggacattGGGAGAGAGATAGCGAGGGAGAGGGTTAGAAATTGAGAAGGTTACAAAGAGGCAGAGGTGAATGAGTGAGAGAGACGAGTTTGAGTGAGGTGAGAGGGTACAtgagagaggaggagatggagaggggaagacAGAAGGCAACTGAGATTGGGATAGGGATGACAGGTGATGGGGTAGGGacagggattgtgggatgggagagagaatggaagagtaaGAAAGATGGATAGAggcgagagagtgtgagagaaattaaaagaggcatgagagagtgaaGAAATGAAGAGAGACGAGAGAGGAGTACGATTTGTTAATAGTGGAGTAGAGACAGTGGTGAGACTAGAAAGCGATGAAAGGGTGATAGAGAGTGGGAGACTGGTCGAATAGGGGTGTAACAGAGTGGTAGAGAAGGGTGACAGGGAGAAAGGCGAAGAACCAAGGACTATTGTGAGGGGCGATGATGAAGCGATCAGGGAGAGGCAAGATGGTGAGGGCGAGAGGGAGAAAGAAGTAAGGGCTGGGGTAGAGGGCTGGATGATGAAGAGGGACTGGGAGGAGGGAGTGGTGAGGGAGAGGTGGTAAGTAGCCAGGGGTGAGAGAGAAAGGCGAGTAGATGGTATGTCTGATTAGAATTGTTAGACTAAATATTTATTCAGTCCCTAGTTGCAGGGTCGTTAATCACGTATGTTCGCAAGTCACCAAACAAATCCACCATGCAATTACATTTCCAAGCCGGGAGTTTGACCGTGtacggttcgggtctccatttccgacaccgGGGAGTTTGACCGTGTAtggttcgggtctccatttccAACACCGGGGAGTTTGACCGTGTAtggttcgggtctccatttcggacagcggggagttttaTCTAGTACAGTtccggtctccatttccgacagcggggagtttgaccacctACGGTTCGGATCTCCATTTCGGACAGTGGGGAGTTTGCCCACGtacggttccggtctccatttcGGACATCGGGGAGTTTTACCGCGtacggttcgggtctccatttccgacagcggtGAGTTTGACCACGTGCGGTTCTGGTCTCAATTTCTGACACCGAGGAGTTTTACCGCGtacggttccggtctccatttccgacagcggggagtttgaccacgtgCGGTTCTGGTCTCAATTTCTGACACCGAGGAGTTTTACCGTGtacggttccggtctccatttccgacagcggggagtttgaccacatACGGTTCGGATTAGcatttcggacagcggggagttttaCCGCGTACGGTTCGGATTTccatttcggacagcggggagttttaCCGCGTATggttccggtctccatttccgacagcggaAAGTTTCACCGCATACAGTTCGGGTCCCCTTctcggacagcggggagtttgaaagcgtacggttccggtctccatttccgacagcggggagtttgaccacgtacggttcCGAACTCCATTTTGGACAGCAGGGAGTTTGACCGCATACGGTTCcagtctccatttccgacagcggggagtttgaccacatACGGTTCGgatctccatttccgacagcggaAAGTTTGACCGCATACGGTTCGGGTCCCCTTctcggacagcggggagtttgaaagcgtacggttccggtctccatttccgacaccggggagtttgaccacgtacggttcGGATTAccatttcggacagcggggagttttaCCGCGTACGGTTCGGGTTTccatttcggacagcggggagttttaccgcgtacggttcgggtctccatttccgacagcggaAAGTTTCACCGCATACGGTTCGGGTCCCCTTctcggacagcggggagtttaaaagcgtacggttccggtctccatttccgacagtggggagtttgaccacgtatGTTTCAGATCTCCATTTCGGACAGCCGGGAGTTTTATCTAGTACGGTTCCAGTCTCCATTtctgacagcggggagtttgaacACCTACGGTTCGGATCTTcatttcggacagcggggagtttgcccacgtacggttctggtctccatttcGGACATCGGGGAGTTTTACCGCGTACGGTTtgggtctccatttccgacagcggtGAGTTTGACCACGTGCGGTTCCGGTCTCAATTTCCAACACCGAGGAGTTTTAC
This genomic interval carries:
- the LOC140720664 gene encoding LOW QUALITY PROTEIN: uncharacterized protein (The sequence of the model RefSeq protein was modified relative to this genomic sequence to represent the inferred CDS: substituted 1 base at 1 genomic stop codon) translates to MALQRVHSGEQPFTCSDCGKGFTKLTPLLRHQSTHAGERPFTCLDCGKGFTRSSSLLSHQRLHTGEKPFICSVCGKGFTHLSTLLSHQRVHTGEKPFTCSDCGKRFTQSSNLQSHQRVHTGEKPFTCSECGKGFRQISHLLSHQLVHTGEKPFTCSECGKGFTHSSHLQGHRRVHTGERPFTCSDCGKGFTQSSSLQSHLRIHTGERPFTCSECGKGFTHSSHLQRHQRVHTGERPFTCSDCGKGFTQSSSLQSHLRVHTGERPFACSECGKRFTRSSYLLSHQRVHTEERPFTCSECGKGFTQSSHLQSHQRVHTGDKPFTCSECGKRFTHLSDLLSHQRVHTGEKPFTCSDCGRRFTQSSNLQSHQRVHTGEKPFTCSECGKRFTQSSHLQSHQRVHTGEKPFICSVCGKRFTLSSNLLVHHRVHTGEKPFTCSECEKRFTMSSNLQTHQRVHTGERPFTCSVCGKGFTRLSHLQSHQRVHTGEKPFICSVCGKRFTKSSNLLVHHRAHTDEKPFNCSECGKGFTQSSSLQSHLRLVHTGEKQFTCSECGKGFTVSSTLQIHQXVHTGERPFTCSECGTRFTHSSTLQSHQQVHTAEKPFTCSECGKGFSLASHLQRHQSVHTGERPFLCSDCGKTFTQSSHLQRHQQVYTGERPFTCSECGKGFTQSSQLLAHQSVHTGEWPLLRFPRFCLL